Proteins encoded together in one Mycoplasma miroungirhinis window:
- a CDS encoding alpha/beta fold hydrolase, whose product MTKIYEIAQENINAFLEDGWEESKKPILLFIHGFGDSWGTIKPIINIKNRPFFVAAIDMPGCGKSSWHVRPLTLEHYFEVVGSFVDSVLKNRDVYVIGHSLGALSALYLLRTHRAKFATLVGPSHYLINKAKIKFGKKYLIPITRENAIESYLKLTNTPEAFKKEAEVYANMIVNNSNLRFKKFHYIVDQQMLNLEYVFENYYDWYKATNNYQLCVGEFDQYTTVEEIQLVAKQMHKKIKIIKNAGHATFYDNAQEIYEFVLEMFK is encoded by the coding sequence ATGACTAAAATATATGAAATTGCACAAGAAAATATAAATGCATTTTTAGAAGATGGTTGAGAAGAATCAAAAAAACCAATATTACTTTTTATCCATGGATTTGGAGATAGTTGAGGTACTATTAAACCAATTATAAATATAAAAAATAGACCATTTTTTGTAGCAGCAATTGATATGCCTGGATGTGGTAAAAGTTCTTGACATGTTAGACCTTTAACTTTAGAACATTATTTTGAAGTAGTTGGATCTTTTGTTGATTCTGTTTTAAAAAATCGTGATGTTTATGTTATTGGACATTCATTAGGTGCTTTAAGTGCTTTATATCTTTTAAGAACTCATAGAGCTAAATTTGCAACTTTAGTAGGGCCTTCTCATTATTTAATAAATAAAGCAAAAATTAAATTTGGTAAAAAATATTTAATTCCGATAACACGTGAAAATGCAATTGAATCTTATTTAAAATTAACAAATACACCAGAAGCATTTAAAAAAGAAGCTGAAGTATATGCAAATATGATTGTGAATAATAGTAATTTAAGATTTAAAAAATTTCATTATATAGTTGATCAACAAATGTTGAATCTAGAATATGTATTTGAAAATTACTATGATTGATATAAAGCAACTAATAATTATCAATTATGTGTTGGAGAATTTGATCAATATACAACTGTTGAAGAAATACAACTTGTAGCAAAACAAATGCATAAAAAAATAAAAATTATCAAAAATGCAGGTCATGCAACTTTTTATGATAATGCTCAAGAAATTTATGAATTTGTTTTAGAAATGTTTAAATAA
- a CDS encoding ATP-binding cassette domain-containing protein: MINLKFQEVDIKYKTIDNPVLSNINFEIKEGEMVAFIGQSGVGKSTIFKSIVRSLKPANGQVLLNNENIYLQNKRKWKQTIQKIGFLTQQPNLIFSDNVYNNIVRSISQYKNKLYTIFSVLTRNQKRNIFEQLANLNILDKAFYRVSELSGGQQQRVEIAKLLTKKVELILADEPTSSLDFQTSLEVLDILKQLNKKYKLTIIVIIHDLNLVKKYFSRVIGFKNSTITLDKKTKEVKKWELLEAVSK, encoded by the coding sequence ATGATAAATTTAAAATTTCAAGAAGTCGACATAAAATACAAAACAATAGATAATCCTGTTTTATCTAACATAAATTTTGAGATAAAAGAAGGAGAAATGGTCGCTTTTATAGGACAAAGTGGTGTTGGTAAAAGTACTATTTTTAAATCTATAGTAAGAAGTTTAAAACCAGCTAATGGACAAGTATTGTTAAATAATGAAAATATTTATTTACAAAATAAAAGAAAATGGAAACAAACAATTCAAAAAATTGGTTTTTTAACTCAACAACCTAATTTGATTTTTAGTGATAATGTTTATAACAACATTGTTCGTTCTATTTCTCAATACAAAAATAAATTGTATACGATATTTTCAGTATTAACAAGAAATCAAAAACGGAATATTTTTGAACAATTAGCGAATTTAAATATTTTAGATAAAGCTTTTTATCGTGTATCAGAACTAAGTGGTGGGCAACAACAAAGAGTTGAAATTGCTAAACTTTTAACTAAAAAAGTTGAGCTTATTTTAGCTGATGAACCTACTAGTAGTTTAGATTTTCAGACTTCATTAGAAGTTTTAGATATTTTAAAACAATTAAATAAAAAATATAAATTAACAATTATAGTTATTATTCATGACTTAAATTTAGTTAAAAAATATTTTAGTCGTGTTATAGGTTTTAAAAATAGCACGATAACACTGGATAAAAAAACAAAAGAAGTTAAAAAATGAGAACTACTTGAAGCAGTTTCAAAATAA
- the nrdF gene encoding class 1b ribonucleoside-diphosphate reductase subunit beta, translated as MKNKYYFNSNNPLDYVKANQEGPLRAINWNVINDDKDLEVWTRVTQNFWLPEKIPVSNDLKSWNEMDKNWQQLVTRTFTGLTLLDTIQATLGDTAQIPNALTDHEQFIYANFAFMVGVHARSYGTIFSTLNTSEEIEEAHEWVVNNEKLQARAKFLIPFYISDDPLKSKIAAALMPGFLLYGGFYLPFYLSARAKLPNTSDIIRLILRDKVLHNYYSGYKFRKKVEKLSPEKQQEYKEFVFDTLYKLIELEKEFLTELYEGFGLAEDAIRFSLYNAGKFLQNCGYDSPFTAEETKIAPEVFAQLSARADENHDFFSGNGSSYIMGVTEETQDEDWEF; from the coding sequence ATGAAAAACAAATATTATTTTAATTCCAATAATCCACTTGACTACGTAAAAGCAAACCAAGAAGGACCTTTACGTGCTATTAATTGAAATGTTATTAATGATGATAAAGATTTAGAAGTATGAACAAGAGTAACTCAAAATTTTTGATTACCTGAAAAAATTCCCGTTTCTAATGACTTAAAATCATGAAATGAAATGGATAAAAATTGACAACAACTAGTAACAAGAACATTTACTGGACTTACTTTATTAGACACAATTCAAGCAACATTAGGTGATACAGCACAAATTCCTAATGCTTTAACTGATCATGAACAATTTATTTATGCTAATTTTGCATTTATGGTTGGTGTTCATGCAAGAAGTTATGGAACTATTTTTAGTACATTAAATACATCAGAAGAAATAGAAGAGGCTCACGAGTGAGTTGTTAATAATGAAAAATTACAAGCAAGAGCTAAATTTTTAATACCTTTTTATATTTCAGATGATCCTTTGAAATCTAAAATTGCTGCTGCTTTAATGCCTGGATTTTTACTATATGGAGGATTCTACCTACCATTTTACTTATCTGCAAGAGCAAAATTACCTAATACAAGTGATATTATTAGATTAATTTTAAGAGATAAAGTTTTACATAATTATTATTCAGGATACAAATTCCGTAAAAAAGTTGAAAAACTTTCACCTGAAAAACAACAAGAATACAAGGAATTTGTTTTCGACACATTATATAAATTAATTGAATTAGAAAAAGAATTTTTAACTGAACTTTATGAAGGATTTGGATTAGCTGAAGATGCTATTCGTTTTAGTCTATATAACGCAGGAAAATTTTTACAAAATTGTGGTTATGATTCACCATTTACTGCAGAAGAAACTAAAATAGCACCTGAAGTGTTTGCACAACTATCAGCAAGAGCTGATGAAAATCACGATTTCTTCTCAGGAAACGGAAGTTCATATATTATGGGTGTAACTGAAGAAACACAAGATGAAGATTGAGAGTTTTAA
- a CDS encoding ABC transporter permease subunit, which produces MDYEQNLLLRSLNILWFTIKYTITGTFIGFILAILTSFLTNRNFTNKIWSFFSRNLILFLRCIPELLFITLFTSIYRAEFSLILIFIWFTWLWLHKYYIEALESIDKKPFYISINQGNSKIKSFYKEILPRLMNRFISLFIYSFESNMRWGSILSTLGAPGIGVLINYASKSSARFQELGIPLTILLVFIVCLEILNVILNKYLFQTSTKNIKTLDINKLSKTINTRFWIKLIIVVILGIFSIYTIAVTDKSYILSSSSIEFFKALLYPDWQHFQWSSSDIKVNPLLQILQIITFAISTITVTVILAIIIVPFCAMFTNKFHSSIIFRALNSFNRLIPAIVLIYLFGALVSNVSKITLIIFVLGFHEASGFIKQISETVDNIDDWKIKNLQQMGNSKLRIYFKFILPNIKYDFISLTIFYFEMSIRNAITYSVFTTTQNELYLGHGLSDSLNEKSLHVNVASVYFWCSTLTIFLLNIISEQIIFKIKNRNINYFKYLYKFKLKLLPKLKLNKFYKNIH; this is translated from the coding sequence ATGGACTATGAACAAAATCTTTTATTGAGAAGTTTAAATATTTTATGATTTACTATTAAATATACTATTACTGGAACATTTATTGGTTTTATATTAGCGATTTTAACTTCGTTTTTAACTAATAGAAATTTTACAAACAAAATTTGATCTTTTTTTTCAAGAAATTTAATCTTATTTTTACGTTGTATTCCAGAGTTGTTATTTATTACATTATTTACTTCAATTTATCGAGCAGAATTTAGTTTAATTTTAATTTTCATTTGATTTACTTGATTATGACTTCATAAATATTACATTGAAGCGCTTGAATCAATTGATAAAAAACCTTTTTATATATCTATTAATCAAGGTAATTCAAAAATTAAATCTTTTTATAAAGAAATATTACCTAGATTAATGAATAGATTTATTAGTTTATTTATTTATTCTTTTGAATCCAATATGCGTTGAGGTTCAATTTTATCTACATTAGGAGCACCAGGAATCGGAGTCTTAATTAATTATGCTAGTAAATCAAGCGCAAGATTTCAAGAACTAGGTATTCCACTAACGATTTTGTTAGTATTTATTGTATGTTTAGAAATACTAAATGTTATTTTAAATAAATATTTATTTCAAACTAGTACTAAAAACATCAAAACTTTAGATATAAATAAGTTAAGTAAAACAATTAATACTCGTTTCTGAATTAAACTTATTATTGTTGTTATTTTAGGTATTTTTAGTATTTATACTATTGCTGTAACTGATAAATCTTATATTTTATCAAGTTCATCAATTGAGTTTTTTAAAGCATTATTGTATCCTGATTGACAACACTTTCAATGAAGTAGTTCAGATATAAAAGTAAATCCATTGTTACAAATTTTACAAATAATAACATTTGCTATATCTACTATCACAGTAACAGTTATTTTAGCAATTATTATTGTTCCATTTTGTGCAATGTTTACTAATAAATTCCATTCAAGTATTATTTTTAGAGCACTTAATAGTTTTAATAGATTAATACCTGCAATCGTTTTAATTTATTTATTTGGTGCATTAGTATCAAACGTATCAAAAATAACTTTAATTATTTTTGTTTTAGGATTTCATGAAGCATCGGGATTTATTAAACAAATATCAGAAACTGTTGATAATATTGATGATTGAAAAATTAAAAATCTTCAACAAATGGGAAATTCAAAATTGAGAATATATTTTAAATTTATATTACCAAACATTAAATATGATTTTATTAGTTTAACTATTTTCTATTTTGAAATGTCAATTAGAAATGCAATTACATATAGTGTATTTACAACAACACAAAACGAATTATATTTAGGACACGGATTATCAGATTCATTAAATGAAAAATCTTTACATGTCAATGTTGCAAGTGTATATTTTTGGTGTTCAACATTAACTATATTCTTATTAAATATAATTTCAGAACAAATAATATTTAAAATCAAAAATAGAAACATTAATTATTTTAAATATTTATATAAATTTAAATTAAAATTACTACCAAAACTTAAGTTAAATAAGTTTTATAAAAATATTCATTAA
- the cypl gene encoding ABC transporter thiamine pyrophosphate-binding lipoprotein p37/Cypl: MKKNKTLIWKILGAGLALAGTGIFAISCAQPVQEQTPKKENKQETTPTTPKAIANWDTNIVITYGSANDGFKKKDPKTQKSPHDIFLENLERKFNELKNADPNLRVNADVKFNTAENFDEESMKNSLLSDDVDNDLSIIGYKSIDDKIDKTNLDKYPHYVGNTETLAFKWTVEDNANYVDGSDNDPLVKGAKENNKVWFDNNGEFPQWYTIEDELKWDGSKYAAFYDDTNRLTQFYRGAIYISGTDEELQAIENAWKTKNWDEFSKYGIIYKNTTSLGKYRLQAHLLAQHFNLTPLEVNTYFTEQKNKDNKKVSLGKFSTQLGKKDSLGHTFHIAFGDEGEMNWNRSTNDKDDKFKPTDPNAKIRVLTLTGPSPYNAVFSRQGLPKAESQLIMKALESLSIDENQLGIYTGFNKFISGDDNMFKTYIDIYNGNTIDTKNK, encoded by the coding sequence ATGAAAAAAAATAAAACATTAATTTGAAAAATATTAGGTGCTGGTCTTGCATTAGCTGGTACAGGTATTTTTGCTATTTCTTGTGCTCAACCAGTTCAGGAACAAACACCAAAAAAAGAAAACAAACAAGAAACAACACCAACTACTCCAAAAGCAATAGCAAATTGAGATACTAATATAGTTATTACATATGGTAGTGCTAATGATGGATTTAAGAAAAAAGATCCTAAAACTCAAAAATCACCACATGATATATTTTTAGAAAATCTAGAAAGAAAATTTAATGAACTAAAAAATGCAGATCCTAATTTAAGAGTAAATGCAGATGTTAAATTTAATACTGCAGAAAATTTTGATGAAGAAAGTATGAAAAATTCATTATTATCAGATGATGTTGATAATGACCTTTCAATCATTGGTTATAAATCTATTGATGATAAAATAGATAAAACAAACTTAGATAAATACCCACATTATGTTGGTAATACTGAAACATTAGCATTTAAATGAACCGTTGAGGATAATGCTAATTATGTTGATGGAAGTGATAATGATCCATTAGTAAAAGGTGCAAAAGAAAACAATAAAGTTTGATTTGATAATAATGGTGAATTCCCACAATGATATACCATTGAAGATGAATTAAAATGAGATGGTTCTAAATATGCAGCATTTTATGATGATACAAATAGACTAACTCAATTTTATCGTGGAGCTATTTACATCTCAGGAACTGATGAAGAATTACAAGCAATTGAAAATGCGTGAAAAACTAAAAACTGAGATGAATTTTCTAAATACGGAATTATTTACAAAAACACAACAAGTTTAGGAAAATATAGATTACAAGCACATTTACTTGCTCAACACTTTAATTTAACTCCACTTGAAGTAAATACATATTTTACTGAACAAAAAAATAAAGATAATAAAAAAGTAAGTTTAGGAAAATTTTCAACTCAATTAGGTAAAAAAGACAGTTTAGGTCATACATTCCATATTGCATTTGGTGATGAAGGAGAAATGAACTGAAATCGTTCAACAAACGATAAAGATGATAAATTTAAACCAACTGATCCAAATGCAAAAATACGTGTATTAACATTAACCGGTCCTTCACCTTATAATGCTGTATTCAGTAGACAAGGACTTCCAAAAGCAGAAAGTCAATTAATAATGAAAGCATTAGAAAGTCTTTCAATTGACGAAAATCAACTAGGAATTTATACCGGATTTAATAAATTTATTTCTGGTGATGACAATATGTTTAAAACATATATTGATATATATAACGGAAACACAATAGATACTAAAAACAAATAA
- the nrdI gene encoding class Ib ribonucleoside-diphosphate reductase assembly flavoprotein NrdI — MNNNDNLHAQIPKVSGEVHVVYFSSTTENTKHFVLKLGFPNTRIPIEDPETCFVNQPYVLVSPTFSGGLGETKGAVPKQVIKFLNIESNRKNCVAIIATGNTNFGDTYGLAGYVLSNKLNVPLLTTIELRGSIAEVEKVQKILNQIWNK, encoded by the coding sequence ATGAACAATAATGATAATTTGCATGCACAAATACCTAAAGTATCAGGTGAAGTTCATGTTGTTTATTTTTCATCTACTACAGAAAATACTAAACATTTTGTTTTAAAACTAGGTTTTCCAAACACTAGAATTCCCATTGAAGATCCTGAAACTTGTTTTGTCAATCAACCATATGTTTTAGTTTCTCCAACTTTTTCAGGAGGATTAGGAGAAACTAAAGGAGCTGTTCCTAAACAAGTTATTAAGTTTTTAAACATAGAAAGTAATAGAAAAAATTGTGTTGCCATAATTGCCACAGGAAATACTAATTTTGGTGATACATATGGTCTTGCTGGTTATGTTTTAAGTAATAAATTGAATGTACCTCTTTTAACAACAATAGAATTAAGAGGATCAATTGCTGAAGTAGAAAAAGTACAAAAAATACTAAATCAAATTTGAAATAAATAA
- a CDS encoding M17 family metallopeptidase → MIKLINQKNDTLILKAAFNDTVVPEETLKEKNLVTDFFHTKESFVFLGQQNKFNIKDLRNFAMTFTANQKRAYTVDVASFVTQKVHVNEVVKAFLDAYEFNNADIFSLKTNKKETTKDLYLYTTNILDKVIAEQEILNQSVTFARNLQRTVPNIANSEFLADAYYQELSKYPNLKVTVLDKKAIEEQKMGLLLSVNRGSTYEPRLVVVEYNGNPKSNTKLALVGKGITFDSGGYSLKPSRYMLGMKYDMSGSAAVAATMKAVAELKPEANVVAIMPLTDNRVNGDASTPDSVWTSMSGKTVEINNTDAEGRLVLADGITYAIRNLKATKVLTIATLTGAILVALGHTFTGVWTSNPADWKALDISAKKHHELIWRMPLHEEFAKEIKNTKVADLKNTDLTGDAGSSSAAMFLKEFAENADFIHLDIAGTNDISDVPQGVMIKTMYELTKNIK, encoded by the coding sequence ATGATTAAATTAATTAACCAAAAAAATGATACTTTAATTTTAAAAGCAGCATTTAATGATACAGTAGTACCAGAAGAAACATTAAAAGAAAAAAACCTAGTAACAGATTTTTTTCATACTAAAGAATCATTTGTTTTTTTAGGTCAACAAAATAAATTTAATATAAAAGATTTAAGAAATTTTGCAATGACATTTACAGCTAATCAAAAAAGAGCATACACAGTTGATGTAGCTTCTTTTGTAACACAAAAAGTACATGTAAATGAAGTTGTTAAAGCTTTTTTAGATGCATATGAATTTAATAATGCTGATATCTTTAGTTTAAAAACAAATAAAAAAGAAACAACTAAAGATTTATACTTATACACTACAAATATATTAGATAAAGTTATTGCAGAACAAGAAATTTTAAATCAAAGTGTAACTTTTGCAAGAAATTTACAAAGAACTGTTCCAAATATTGCAAATAGTGAATTTTTAGCTGATGCATATTACCAAGAACTTTCAAAATATCCAAACTTAAAAGTAACAGTATTAGATAAAAAAGCTATTGAAGAACAAAAAATGGGTCTTTTATTGAGTGTAAATAGAGGAAGTACATATGAACCTCGTTTAGTAGTTGTTGAATACAATGGAAATCCTAAATCAAATACAAAATTAGCATTAGTTGGTAAAGGAATTACTTTTGATAGTGGAGGATACAGTTTAAAACCTTCAAGATACATGCTTGGAATGAAATATGATATGTCAGGTTCAGCAGCAGTTGCTGCAACAATGAAAGCTGTTGCAGAATTAAAACCTGAAGCTAATGTAGTTGCAATCATGCCTTTAACTGATAATAGAGTAAACGGAGATGCATCTACACCAGATAGTGTTTGAACATCAATGAGTGGAAAAACAGTAGAAATTAACAACACCGATGCTGAAGGAAGATTAGTTTTAGCTGATGGAATTACTTATGCAATTAGAAACTTAAAAGCAACAAAAGTATTAACCATAGCAACATTAACTGGAGCAATATTAGTAGCACTAGGACACACATTTACTGGTGTATGAACATCTAATCCTGCTGATTGAAAAGCATTAGATATATCAGCTAAAAAACACCATGAACTAATTTGAAGAATGCCTCTTCATGAAGAATTTGCAAAAGAAATTAAAAACACAAAAGTGGCTGACTTAAAAAACACTGATTTAACAGGTGATGCTGGTTCTTCATCAGCTGCAATGTTTTTAAAAGAATTCGCTGAAAATGCTGACTTTATACATCTTGATATTGCAGGAACAAATGATATATCAGACGTTCCACAAGGTGTTATGATTAAAACAATGTACGAATTAACCAAAAACATTAAATAA